The following nucleotide sequence is from Allocatelliglobosispora scoriae.
CGGCTCAAGGTTCCGGTGGCATCGGCAAGTTCATCAAGAAGGCGCTCACCGGCGAGGGTGTCCCGCTGATGAAGCTGACCGGCCGAGGCGACGTCTTCCTCGCCGATGGTGCCGCCGACATCCACCTCATCGACCTCGAGCCCGGTGACGCACTGTCGATCAACGGATCGAACGTGCTCGCCTTCGACTCGACGCTCAACTACGACATCAAGATGGTCCAGGGCGTCGGCATGATGTCCAACTCGGGCCTTTTCAACTGCGTCTTCACCGGCGGCGGCCGGATCGCCGTGACCACCGCGGGCCCGCCCGTCGTGCTCACCGTGGACCAGCCGACCTACGTCGACCCGCAGGCCGCGATCTGCTGGTCGGCCGGGCTGCAGACCGGTTACCACCGCGCC
It contains:
- a CDS encoding AIM24 family protein; amino-acid sequence: MRSALFAAENLEKESTQPGLRLQNSKMLKVELNGEVMARTGSMVAYQGQVTFAAQGSGGIGKFIKKALTGEGVPLMKLTGRGDVFLADGAADIHLIDLEPGDALSINGSNVLAFDSTLNYDIKMVQGVGMMSNSGLFNCVFTGGGRIAVTTAGPPVVLTVDQPTYVDPQAAICWSAGLQTGYHRADQMGLGTLLGRSTGEAFTMSFAGQGFVVVQPSEQPPGGFLGGQGSGQQAGAGGGGGVLGGLLGG